Genomic DNA from Aminobacterium mobile DSM 12262:
ATGACTGTTGCTGACTTAATGCTGCGGAAAAAAATAAAAAGGCTCCCTGTCGTTGAAAACAACAAGCTTATTGGAATTATTAACAGAGATGCTTTCTGTGAGTTTGTTATGGAGGAGCATGAAAGTGACGAAAGCGAATAATCCCCTCGAAAACAACACGCCTCTTGATTTCGTAGAAAAAACCATAGAAACCTACCGTCAAAAATTAGAAGAAGAGCTTGAAAATGAAAAAAAAAGGTTGTTAAAAGAAAAAGGAGAGGCTTTCAACCGTTTAAATTTGATGGAGAAAAATTCCATTGAAAAGGTTGAACAGGAATGGTATGAAAAAGAGCTTGCTATAAAGATGAGGGTCTCTGAGCGCGAAAAACAGTTGCATAGCCAATTAAATGAAGTTATGAAGACGTTAAAGACATCTGGTCGCGTTGCCCGAATAGTGGAAGAAATAGTGGAAGAAATAGTGCCATAAGCAAAGGCTGGAGGAGGGTAGGGGGAAAGGAGATGCTTATTTAATTGATTCGAGATATGTTAAGACTCGCCATATGGGGGGTAACAAGGCGTAAATCTGATATTATTGCAACCCTCCATGATTTAGGCATATTGCATTTAGATCCCCCAAAATCTCTAGACATAACATCCCCACAACTCGATAGGCTAAAGCTTCTTCGCGGGAAGTTGCTTGGCGTTCTAGAGGCATTGGAATGGACAGGTTGGGCAACTCTTAAAGAAAGCGATATTTCTCATGCTCGCTACAGTTTAAATTTGCCCTTCGATGATATAGTGAGTGAAATTAGTCATAGCCTTGATCAATTTTCCAATAGGTTAGGGTGTTCGTTGAACGAACGTAAAGATTTACAAGATCTTTACGTAAAGTTAAAAAATGCTCATGAAATATTGCTTCATTTCCACTCTTTCTTAAGGAAAGATATTTCTGAAGGTTATTATGTCTCCTTATGGTGGATGAACAAAACAGACATGGCAGAAGCACTTACGCTGATTCGAAATGAAATATCTCGTATAGCTCCAATAAAAACGGGAGAATATATGCGTTATCATCCTTATATTCAACCTGACGGAGAAATGCTAGTCGCTGTTGCTGTGAACGAACAATTTTCTGAGATGGCATCTCGAATTATGGAATCTTGTAATGGTGCTCTTTGGAAGGCTCCGAGCGAATATGAAAGGGGAAATATCCTTGAGACTAGTGATGCCATTGAGGAAGGCCTTGATTTACTGCCCCAAAAGCGGAAAGAGCTTGAAAGTGATTTAAAAAATACAGCTCAAATATGGGGGCCCAAACTTGCAGCTATCTATATATTGGCTGATGAAAAGTTAGAGGAAATTTTCTTAGGGAAAATGGCCCATTCTTTAGGAGATGCTTTTTTGATAGAAGGATGGGTCCCTGCAGATGAACTTGAAAAAGTATTATCTTCCCTTAAGAAAAATTATGGTTCTGATATTTTCATTCAATGGCGTTATCCCTCTGCTGCAGAATGGAATGACGTCCCGATTTCTCTTTCCAATTCCACTCTATCTCGTCCGTTCGAGCTTTTTTTAAAGCTACTACAACCACCTCGTTATAAAACAACTGATCCTACATCTGCTATAGCTTTATTCTTTCCCCTATTTGGAGGGTGCATGATAGGAGATGTCGGATACGGGCTCCTTGTTTTTCTACTTGGTTTTTCCCTTCGCAAAAGATCTCAAAATAGAATATGTAATGATTTAGGCGTCATTGTAATATTCATGGCTATATGGAGCATTGCCTGGGGAGTTGCTTACGGAGAGCTTTTTGGTGATGTTGGACATCGTCTTTTTGGAATGGAACCTCTTTGGGTAGAGCGTTCCCATGCAGTTATGCCAGTTATGATTCTAACTATCGTAATGGGAGCAGCTCACATAATCTTAGGGCTTTTTATAGGTCTTTATGAAGGAATAAAAACGAAAAGACGCCATGTGTGGATGGAGAAAACAGGTAATTTATGTGTTTTGTTCGCACTCATAGGGGCTCTCGTAACTCTTAAAGGATGGTTGCCTCAAGAGGTATTCACCATTGCCCTGTCGAGCCTCATAATAGGGTTAATCCTTCTCATAGCTGGAGGAGGTATTGGTGGGCTAGTAGAGTCAATGGGGGCTATAGGGAACATCTTAAGCTACGTTCGAATTGCGGCTATAGGTCTTTCTTCAGCTATCTTAGCTCTTGTGGCTTCAAAGTTTATTGATGTTTTTGGGCTGTCTCTTTTAGGGATATTTCTTGCTCTAAGTGTTCATTTACTTAATTTTGTACTAGCCATTGGAGGAGCTAGTATCCACTCAGCGCGTCTCCACTATGTAGAATTTATGGGTAAATTCTATTCTGGTGGTGGTAAAGACTATAAACCATTTTCTCGGGGGAGGGAATTTAGATGGAGAAGGGGATAATTGCATTGGCGGCGGCTTTAGCGGTAGGTATCCCAGCTTTTGCTACAGCGTTGGCTCAAGCAAAAATTGGAAGCGCTGGGGCTGGAACTGTTGCAGAAAAGCCAGAAACAGCCGGAGTCATGATTATTCTTGAAGCAATTCCTGAAACTATGGTCATCCTTGGTTTTGTTGTTGCCATTATGCTAATTCTTCAATTTGCCTAGGTGATTGAACGTGTCTGAACGCACAAACTCTCAGGATCTTTTACAGTTCATAGAATCTCTGAGGAGGGAGCATGAGCTTAATTTAAACGACCTTAGGAAAAAAACAGAATGGGAGGTAGCGGAAGCAATTGCAACCCAAAGGATGGCTGTTGAGAAACGTATAGTTACTATGCGGGCTGATCAAGAAAACAGGGCTGATGCTTTGTTCCGTCACAATGTAACGTTGGCACATAGCCAATTTCGTAAAAGATTTTTAGACGAATATGATTATTTTGTAAAAGAAATAGAGATAGAAGCTCAGTCTCACCTCAAGAGATTGCGTCAAACTTCATCTCGTTACGAAGATATTATGGCACGTTTGGTATTAGAAGCTATGAATTTATGTACGGGGCCTTGTCGTGTAAAGGTCCTCCCAGGAGATAGTTCTTTTGTTCCAGATAGAGAAGAGATATTAAGCGTAAAAGAGAATCTATCTGAAGAGCTGTGGGGAGGATGTATTGTAACTTCGGAAGATAATATCTTTATTATAGATAATACCTTTAAAACGAGGTGGCAAAGACTTGAGCCAGCCATTATTAGAAAGATTTCTAGGGAAGCTCGAACAATTCTTCAAGATACGGAGTTCATGCGAGAATTACGGATATCTTAATGCTCGTATTCGGGCTCGTATTTCTAATTTCCTTACAGATGGAGATTATCAGAGAATAGCAGAGGGGAATTTAGAAACCTTTGAACAATACCTCCTCGAAAGCCCTTATTCCGAGAGCTTTCGTTTCCAGTTAGTAATGTCCCATAAAGGGATTCTTCGTCGTATAGAAGCTGCTATAGCCCATCATGTTAGTCGACAAATGCGTTTCCTTAGAGAAAAGGCGGAAGGTGAGGCTCAGAAACTATTAGAAATAGCATTGGCTCGCTCAGACCTGCTAAATGGAAGATTGATCCTGAGAGCTTCCTTTAGTGGGAACCGTGGGGGGGGAGAACCCCAGTGGCATAATTATGGGGCTTTGCCGGAAGAGTTTTATGGGGAACTATGGGGGAACCAGATAACATCCTCAGATATTATTGGGAAGTGTCGAGCTAATGGTCACCCTTTCGCCCTTATTTTAGCCCGAGCTATTTCCGAGATGGATCATTCCAGAGACATTGTTAAGGCCGAACGATTCCTATTGCAACATATGCTGGATTTTGGCTGGCAAACTATTGCCTCGTTTCATTCAAAAAACAGCCGGATGCTATCAGAATACTTAGGGCGATCTATAGATATGTGGAATTTAGGAATCTGGCTTCGATGGCAAAACGAGTATATTCAAAAGAATGAAGCCGTAGGTATGTACATACCGAATGGTAAATGGCTTTCTCGAGAGCGCTTATCAAAAAACAGCTCCCTTAAAGAACTTGTATATTTGACCCCTTGGCAGAAGACGTTAGAAATGGAAGGGAAACAATCTCCTCATGATTATCAGAGAAGTTTATTTGTAGAATTTATGAAGTGGCAAGCGAACTTATTTAGAGGGGATCCTCTTGGGATTGAAGTGAGCTTAGGTTTTATGGGTAAATATTTTATCGAGTGGCATAATTTAAATCTCTTGGCAGTAGGGCTTTCCATAGATTTGCAGAAAGAAAATCTTTTATCCAAGCTTATTCCTGTAAGCTTTTAGCTGGAGGGCAATAGATTATGGCATCTCAAGAAAAACGAGCTGTAGTTTTAGGAAAACAATTGTTTGTAGATCTATGGAGTCTGGAAGGCTTTGAAGGGATTGTGTGTGAGAATCCTTCGGATATTGCTGGTACATATCGTGAGTTACTGGAAGAATCAATTGCTTTTATTATCGTGGAAGAACAATGGTTTAATGAACTTCCCGATACCTATCGTAAACGGTTTGAGAAGATGCAAAGACCAGTGTGGATCCCTTTCCCTTCATTACTTCTGGGAAGGGACTGAGAGAGGAGGCCATAGCAGTGTCTTCAGGGAAAATAACGGGAATATCCGGGCCAGTTGTGCGTGGCTTTACTCTTTCTCCTGTAAAAATGTTTGAGGTTGCTTACGTTGGAGATAACAAGCTTCTAGGAGAAGTGATTCGAATAGAAGGGAACTCTGTAGATATACAGGTATACGAAGATACATCAGGAGTTACTAACGGAGAGCCTATAGAATTTTCGGGGGAGCTTTTAGCAGTAGATTTAGGCCCTGGAATTTTGGGTAGCGTCCTTGATGGAATTGGTCGCCCTCTAAGAGTTTTAGGTGAGGAGGGTATTTATCTCAAACGGGGTATACATCTTAACTCTATAGATAGAAACAAAATATGGCATTTTACACCTCTCCTGCAACCAGAAACTTCCATAAGCTCTGGAACAATTCTAGGCTATGTAATAGAAGGTTCTTATTTGAGGCACTATATTATGGTTCCTCCAGAGATTTCAACAGCTGTTGCAGTATGGGTGGCTCCAGAAGGAGACTATTCCGTAGGAACCCCCCTGTGTTGCCTAGAAAGTGGAGAAGAGCTTTGTATGAAACAACGATGGGAAGTAAGACGTTCCCGTCCAGTAGGAAATCGTCTTCCTTTCGATGCTCCGCTCCTCACGGGGCAACGTATCCTCGATACCCTGTTCCCTATCGCTCTTGGTGGAGCGGCAGTTTTGCCGGGAGGGTTTGGTACTGGGAAGACGGTAACTCAACAGTCTTTAGCAAAATGGTGTAATGCCGATATTATTATTTATATCGGTTGCGGTGAGCGAGGAAACGAAATGACTGAAGTTCTTGAAGAATTTCCAGAACTTAATGATCCATTCCATGCTGCTCCTCTTATGGAGCGGATGGTTTTGATTGCTAACACTTCTAACATGCCTGTTGCGGCCCGAGAGGCTAGCATATATTTAGGAATGACTTTAGCCGAGTATTTTAGAGATATGGGATACAACGTCGCTATTATGGCAGATTCCACTTCAAGATGGGCGGAAGCTCTTAGAGAAATTGGAGGGCGTCTGGAAGAAATGCCAGGCGAGGAAGGATATCCAGCCTATCTAGGAACCCGATTGGCTCAATACTATGAAAGAGCAGGAAGAACAGTCGTGTTAGGTGTGCCTGAACGAGAAGGATCTGTAACAGTTATTAATGCTGTTTCTCCCCCGGGAGGGGATTTTTCCGAACCTGTTACACAAGCCAGCCTGCGTCTTTCTGGCGCATTTTGGGGGTTAGATAAGCGTCTGGCTCAGCAGCGGCATTTCCCAGCTATAAACTGGCGTCAAAGCTACACTTTATATGAAGAAAGTTTAGCTCCTATCTTCGAGAAAAAATTCGGCCCTCAATGGAAAGAACTTAAAAATTATCTAAAAGAGATGCTAGACCGAGAGAAAGTACTTATGGACCTCGTTCAACTTGTGGGAAGAGACGGTCTTTCTGAAAAAGATAAATGGCTTTTAACTCATGCTGATACTATAAAAGTTATTTACTTGCAACAAAATGCTTTTAGTGAAGCAGACGCAAGCTGTTCCATGAAAAAACAGTTTGCATTGCTTCATATATTACGACGTCTTGATACGCTTGTTCAACAACAAATAGAGGAAGGGCTCTTGTACGATCAAATAGCTAACTATCCCTTGCGCGTAGAGCTCTTACGTCTGCGAGAGGCTGCAGAAGAGGAATTAGAGGAACGAGGGACAACATGGCTTCTCCGTTTTTCAGAGAAGCTCAACGATCTGGTGGTGGTTCCCGAATGAAACTTTTCTTAGAAGGTTATCGATCTGTATCAGGCATATCAGGACCTCTTCTCTTTGTGTCTGGCATTAGAAAAGCAGGATATGGAGAGCTTGTGCGCATAGAAACACCTACAGGGATACGGACAGGCCAGATCCTTCAGATACAGGGAGATCTCTGTGTTATTCAAGTTTTTGATGGAACGATTGGCCTCAACATAAAAAACACGACTGTGTGGTTTGAGAGAGATGTGGTAAGGATGCCAGTGGGAGATGCTCTTATAGGCCAAATTCTTAGCGGTCGTGGGCAGCCTCTTGACGGTGGCCGCTTATCTTTTATTGATAAGGATTTGCCTATAACAGGAATGCCCATCAATCCTGTGCAGAGGATGAGCCCTAATGCATACGTTGAGACTGGCATATCTACTATTGATCTTATGAATACTCTGGTGCGGGGGCAAAAACTGCCAGTTTTCTCAGGTTCAGGACTTCCAGCTAATGAGATAGCTGCCCAGATAGTACAGCAAGCTCGAGTTCCTGGAAGAGAAGCGGAGTTTCTTGTCGTATTTGCAGCTATGGGAATTACCCGCAGGGAGGCTCGCTATTTTATCGATACATTCCAACGTACAGGAGCTATCAATAACGGAGTGTTTTTTTTAAATCTTGCCAGCGATTCTGCTGTAGAGCGACTCTTAACTCCACGTATGGCTCTTACTACTGCAGAATATTTTGCTTTTGAAAAAGGTTACGACGTTTTGGTCGTTATGACTGATATGCTCTATTACTGCGAAGCATTACGAGAAATCAGTGCCGCTCGAGAAGAAGTTCCAGGGCGACGAGGGTATCCAGGCTATATGTATTCAGATTTAGCGGAGATTTATGAGCGTGCAGGCTGCGTGAAAGATTGCTCTGGAAGCGTTACTCAGATACCTATTATTACTATGCCTGATGATGACATGACTCACCCTGTAGTGGATCTTTCTGGTTACATAACAGAGGGACAAATTGTTTTAGACCGAAGCATTCACGATCGCGGAGCCTTTCCACCCATTAATGTTTTGCCTAGCTTAAGTCGTCTCATGAATAAAGGGATTGGAAAAAAGAGAACTTTTGATTATCATAGAGCTTTGGCTGACCAACTCTATGCATCTTATGCTCGTGCTCAGGAACTTGCGAGATTGCGATTAATTGTGGGTGATGATGGACTTACAGAAACCGAACATCTTTTCCTTAAGTTCGGGGAAAAATTCGAAAAAAAATTTGTCAACCAAGGTAATATATATCGCTCCCTTCATGAAACAGTAGAAATAGCTTGGCAATGTTTAGCAGAACTTCCTGCGAGAGAGCTCTACCGTTTACCGGAGCATTATATTACAGAGAAACTTGGGACTCATTCACAATGAACGAGAACCTTAAACCACCGACCAGGGAACAACTTATTGATGTCCGTCGTCAAATGGCCACAGTTCAATATGGAAAAGAGCTTCTCGAAAAAAAACGAGATGCTCTTTTAAGGACGTTAGAAGAGGATCGACGAAATTTCAAGAAGTTGGAATCTTTCTTTAGAGAACAGATGCGCCATATCTCTTTTATATATGCTCTTATTCGAATGTATGAAGGGCAATCGGTCTTACAATTCATAAAGCCAGAAAGAGAACATACTCAAGTAGATGTGGAACGACATACCCTTATGGGATGCCGTTATTCCCAGTTCAAACCGTTAAAAGAACAAGTATTTTCTCTCTCAGGGCTTGCCTATGACCCGGCGATGGCATCGTTATATGTAGATGATTTACTCAACGAAATGAAAAAAATAGAGGAGAAAGTATGGCTTTTTATCAACTTGAAAGCTAAACTATCCGCTCTCGAAAAGGAGCTTTCTAAAACAATGCTTAAAATTAATACTCTACAATATATTTTAATTCCTACTCTTCATAAGGAAGAGAGTCGAATTCGTGATATCCTATCTGAGCGGGAACGTCAAGAACGATATGCGGTTAAAAAACTTTCCAAAAAGAAAAAGTTGCAAGGTTTTTCTTATTTCCCGGAGTAAGAGTGATGAAAATTGTTATAATAACTATAGGGCAACCTCGGGACCGTGCTCTTAGAAACATGGTCTCCGAATATTTGAAGCGTTGTCAGCCTTATCTTCCTATAGAAATAGACTACGTTCCTGAAGGAAGAAGGGCTTCCAGTCCGGAGAAGGTTGTAGAACGGGAATCCGAGGCTTTGCTGAAGAAAGTAAAAGAACGGGATTTTCTCGTTCTTTTAGACGAAAGAGGGCAACATTTTACCAGCCGGGAGTTCTCTCAATGGCTTTATCGCCATATTGAAGAGGTACATGGGAGGCTGGTTTTTGTTATTGGAGGAGCATATGGTCTTTCAGACAAGATAAAAAAAGAGAGTGGAGAATTAATTTCTCTATCGGAAATGACTTTTCCTCATGAGTTATGTCTTCTCTTTCTTTCAGAACAACTTTATCGAGCTATAGCAATACACGAAGGAATGGCATATCATCATTAATTATTTTATAAAGGAGAGTAGGATGTTATGAAAATGGACAAAATTATGAAACAGGCCCAGAAAATGCAAGCCCAAATGATGAGGATTCAGGAAGATTTGGCACAAGAGAGAGTGGAAGGAAATGCTGGGGGAGGTATGGTTAAAGTCGTTGCCAATGGTCAAGGAGATATTTTATCTATAAAGATAGAGAAAGAAGTTGTGAATCCTAACGATGTTGAAATGCTGGAAGATATGGTTCTTGCTGCAGTCTCAGAAGCTCTTAAAAACAGCAGGGATATTGCCAACGCAAAAATGGGGCAGGTTTCCGGAGCTCTTGGAGCATTGGGGTTAATGTAACGTGTCTCTTCCGGAACCTCTACAACAGCTAATATCTCTTTTAAAACGATTCCCCGGCGTGGGCGAAAAAAGTGCCCGCAGGATGGCCTTTTTTATCATACAGCAGCCAGATGCATATTCAAAAGAACTTGCCTCTTTACTCAAAGGATTAAAGGAGCGTCTTCATGAGTGCCCTCTTTGCGGTAATATTACAGATGTTGATCCTTGTTCCATATGTGCCGATCCTCTACGAGATAGACGCCTGTTGTGTGTTGTAGAGTCGCCAGAAGATCTTTTAAGCATGGAGCAAGCAGGAATATATAATGGGTTGTATTACATATTAAGAGGCAGAGTTTCTCCTCTCGATGGGGAGGATTTATCTTCTACCGAGGTAGAGCATCTTCGGCACCGTATTCTTGAAACAGAAGCCAAAGAGGTTATTATTGCTACCAATCCTCGAGTGGAAGGAGACCTGACGTTTTATTCGTTATTGTCAGAATTAGATGATCTACAGGTGAAAATCAGTCGTCTAGCCTATGGACTCCCTGTGGGGGGAAGTATAGAATTTGCCGACAGAATTACATTGCATGCAGCCTTTGAATCCCGAATTGAAGTCAAAAAGAATATGAGAAAATAGGAGGTGAGGGGTATGGCTGATGGTTTTGGCAATGTGTTGCGACGGGTATGTCGAATTTTGATGATGATATTTTTTGGAATTGCAGGGTACCAATTAGCGTCTCTTTTTGTTCCCTATATTCCGGCACCTGTCTCAGAATCAGTGCGAGTATGGCTCCCTGCATGGTTAGCAAAACAGGTTTTTTATACTTTCGCTTGTATGGGGATTTTTGCTCTTATAGGTTGGGCAATTACGCCATTGCTTCTCAAAGGACTTGGCTTTATTGGGGCCTTATTTGAATATCATCTAAAAACTCTTAGTTGGCAGGATATATCCTCTGCTACTTTAGGACTGATTGTCGGTCTTCTTATTGCAAATCTTATCGCAGTTCCTTTTTCCGATCTCCCTGTTGGGAACTACATTGCAATTGTACTCAATATAGTTCTGGGTTACCTAGGCGCGCGAATTTTTTGGAAGCGTCAGCAAGACATTCGTGGTGTTTTTAATTTAGGAGCTCTTAAGGAGCGTCTAGCTACCCGAAAAACTAAAAAAGGACGCGTCATTCACGAAGATATTGAAGGAGAGGAGGATCTTTGCCCACCCCGTAAAATTCTTGACACGAGCGTCATTATCGATGGTCGAATTCTCGACATTGCCCGGACCGGATTTATGGAAGGTGTATTAGTTCTTCCCCGCTTCGTCTTATTAGAGCTTCAGGCAGTAGCAGATTCTACGGATCCAGCTCGCCGAACGCGTGGACGAAGAGGCCTTGATGTAGTGAATGAGC
This window encodes:
- a CDS encoding V-type ATP synthase subunit I, producing the protein MIRDMLRLAIWGVTRRKSDIIATLHDLGILHLDPPKSLDITSPQLDRLKLLRGKLLGVLEALEWTGWATLKESDISHARYSLNLPFDDIVSEISHSLDQFSNRLGCSLNERKDLQDLYVKLKNAHEILLHFHSFLRKDISEGYYVSLWWMNKTDMAEALTLIRNEISRIAPIKTGEYMRYHPYIQPDGEMLVAVAVNEQFSEMASRIMESCNGALWKAPSEYERGNILETSDAIEEGLDLLPQKRKELESDLKNTAQIWGPKLAAIYILADEKLEEIFLGKMAHSLGDAFLIEGWVPADELEKVLSSLKKNYGSDIFIQWRYPSAAEWNDVPISLSNSTLSRPFELFLKLLQPPRYKTTDPTSAIALFFPLFGGCMIGDVGYGLLVFLLGFSLRKRSQNRICNDLGVIVIFMAIWSIAWGVAYGELFGDVGHRLFGMEPLWVERSHAVMPVMILTIVMGAAHIILGLFIGLYEGIKTKRRHVWMEKTGNLCVLFALIGALVTLKGWLPQEVFTIALSSLIIGLILLIAGGGIGGLVESMGAIGNILSYVRIAAIGLSSAILALVASKFIDVFGLSLLGIFLALSVHLLNFVLAIGGASIHSARLHYVEFMGKFYSGGGKDYKPFSRGREFRWRRG
- a CDS encoding ATPase, whose protein sequence is MEKGIIALAAALAVGIPAFATALAQAKIGSAGAGTVAEKPETAGVMIILEAIPETMVILGFVVAIMLILQFA
- a CDS encoding V-type ATP synthase subunit E, producing MSERTNSQDLLQFIESLRREHELNLNDLRKKTEWEVAEAIATQRMAVEKRIVTMRADQENRADALFRHNVTLAHSQFRKRFLDEYDYFVKEIEIEAQSHLKRLRQTSSRYEDIMARLVLEAMNLCTGPCRVKVLPGDSSFVPDREEILSVKENLSEELWGGCIVTSEDNIFIIDNTFKTRWQRLEPAIIRKISREARTILQDTEFMRELRIS
- a CDS encoding V-type ATPase subunit; translation: MSQPLLERFLGKLEQFFKIRSSCENYGYLNARIRARISNFLTDGDYQRIAEGNLETFEQYLLESPYSESFRFQLVMSHKGILRRIEAAIAHHVSRQMRFLREKAEGEAQKLLEIALARSDLLNGRLILRASFSGNRGGGEPQWHNYGALPEEFYGELWGNQITSSDIIGKCRANGHPFALILARAISEMDHSRDIVKAERFLLQHMLDFGWQTIASFHSKNSRMLSEYLGRSIDMWNLGIWLRWQNEYIQKNEAVGMYIPNGKWLSRERLSKNSSLKELVYLTPWQKTLEMEGKQSPHDYQRSLFVEFMKWQANLFRGDPLGIEVSLGFMGKYFIEWHNLNLLAVGLSIDLQKENLLSKLIPVSF
- a CDS encoding V-type ATP synthase subunit F, which translates into the protein MASQEKRAVVLGKQLFVDLWSLEGFEGIVCENPSDIAGTYRELLEESIAFIIVEEQWFNELPDTYRKRFEKMQRPVWIPFPSLLLGRD
- a CDS encoding V-type ATP synthase subunit A; this translates as MSSGKITGISGPVVRGFTLSPVKMFEVAYVGDNKLLGEVIRIEGNSVDIQVYEDTSGVTNGEPIEFSGELLAVDLGPGILGSVLDGIGRPLRVLGEEGIYLKRGIHLNSIDRNKIWHFTPLLQPETSISSGTILGYVIEGSYLRHYIMVPPEISTAVAVWVAPEGDYSVGTPLCCLESGEELCMKQRWEVRRSRPVGNRLPFDAPLLTGQRILDTLFPIALGGAAVLPGGFGTGKTVTQQSLAKWCNADIIIYIGCGERGNEMTEVLEEFPELNDPFHAAPLMERMVLIANTSNMPVAAREASIYLGMTLAEYFRDMGYNVAIMADSTSRWAEALREIGGRLEEMPGEEGYPAYLGTRLAQYYERAGRTVVLGVPEREGSVTVINAVSPPGGDFSEPVTQASLRLSGAFWGLDKRLAQQRHFPAINWRQSYTLYEESLAPIFEKKFGPQWKELKNYLKEMLDREKVLMDLVQLVGRDGLSEKDKWLLTHADTIKVIYLQQNAFSEADASCSMKKQFALLHILRRLDTLVQQQIEEGLLYDQIANYPLRVELLRLREAAEEELEERGTTWLLRFSEKLNDLVVVPE
- a CDS encoding V-type ATP synthase subunit B; the protein is MKLFLEGYRSVSGISGPLLFVSGIRKAGYGELVRIETPTGIRTGQILQIQGDLCVIQVFDGTIGLNIKNTTVWFERDVVRMPVGDALIGQILSGRGQPLDGGRLSFIDKDLPITGMPINPVQRMSPNAYVETGISTIDLMNTLVRGQKLPVFSGSGLPANEIAAQIVQQARVPGREAEFLVVFAAMGITRREARYFIDTFQRTGAINNGVFFLNLASDSAVERLLTPRMALTTAEYFAFEKGYDVLVVMTDMLYYCEALREISAAREEVPGRRGYPGYMYSDLAEIYERAGCVKDCSGSVTQIPIITMPDDDMTHPVVDLSGYITEGQIVLDRSIHDRGAFPPINVLPSLSRLMNKGIGKKRTFDYHRALADQLYASYARAQELARLRLIVGDDGLTETEHLFLKFGEKFEKKFVNQGNIYRSLHETVEIAWQCLAELPARELYRLPEHYITEKLGTHSQ
- a CDS encoding V-type ATP synthase subunit D encodes the protein MNENLKPPTREQLIDVRRQMATVQYGKELLEKKRDALLRTLEEDRRNFKKLESFFREQMRHISFIYALIRMYEGQSVLQFIKPEREHTQVDVERHTLMGCRYSQFKPLKEQVFSLSGLAYDPAMASLYVDDLLNEMKKIEEKVWLFINLKAKLSALEKELSKTMLKINTLQYILIPTLHKEESRIRDILSERERQERYAVKKLSKKKKLQGFSYFPE
- a CDS encoding 23S rRNA (pseudouridine(1915)-N(3))-methyltransferase RlmH; amino-acid sequence: MKIVIITIGQPRDRALRNMVSEYLKRCQPYLPIEIDYVPEGRRASSPEKVVERESEALLKKVKERDFLVLLDERGQHFTSREFSQWLYRHIEEVHGRLVFVIGGAYGLSDKIKKESGELISLSEMTFPHELCLLFLSEQLYRAIAIHEGMAYHH
- a CDS encoding YbaB/EbfC family nucleoid-associated protein yields the protein MKMDKIMKQAQKMQAQMMRIQEDLAQERVEGNAGGGMVKVVANGQGDILSIKIEKEVVNPNDVEMLEDMVLAAVSEALKNSRDIANAKMGQVSGALGALGLM
- the recR gene encoding recombination mediator RecR, which encodes MSLPEPLQQLISLLKRFPGVGEKSARRMAFFIIQQPDAYSKELASLLKGLKERLHECPLCGNITDVDPCSICADPLRDRRLLCVVESPEDLLSMEQAGIYNGLYYILRGRVSPLDGEDLSSTEVEHLRHRILETEAKEVIIATNPRVEGDLTFYSLLSELDDLQVKISRLAYGLPVGGSIEFADRITLHAAFESRIEVKKNMRK
- a CDS encoding PIN/TRAM domain-containing protein — translated: MADGFGNVLRRVCRILMMIFFGIAGYQLASLFVPYIPAPVSESVRVWLPAWLAKQVFYTFACMGIFALIGWAITPLLLKGLGFIGALFEYHLKTLSWQDISSATLGLIVGLLIANLIAVPFSDLPVGNYIAIVLNIVLGYLGARIFWKRQQDIRGVFNLGALKERLATRKTKKGRVIHEDIEGEEDLCPPRKILDTSVIIDGRILDIARTGFMEGVLVLPRFVLLELQAVADSTDPARRTRGRRGLDVVNELQKLSSLDVEIMEVTLKQLKVETVDSGLVALAQQIGGEILTTDYNLNKIAQIQGITVLNVNDLANAMKPMLLPGESIIVDVIREGKEPHQGVGYLDDGTMLVVEDGENYIGKRVEVVVTSMLQTSAGRMVFGRIRREVRP